ttctcctccccttgaagagaaactcgtaaAATTTCCCAGGCTTGTTTGGCGGTGGTAGCTTcggctactttctcgaacattaattcatccaaaccttgatggatgagagtaagcgccttttgatcgcttttgcgattttctgcagagtatctttttctgctTGTGTCAACGCTGCCTCGTTACCTGGGACTACGTAGCCTTTTTCGACAATAtcccagacatcttgacatccgagtaacgccttcattcgaatacaccaacttgaataattggttttggtgagctgagggtattgataaggaagtttgagaccgtctgaCATTTTTTATAGGGTCTATTTGGCGGAAGACTGACTCTCGTAATATgcctctgataccactttgttgactaaattataattttatgaggAATGGATATGTAATTTGGAGAACTAAGAAAAATTGACACAAATGGCACAAAGCActcttttattcaatttttaatttttttcatacaATAACATACTCTCCATATTAagtatttctatatatatatatatatatatattacttgtAACATACCAATGACACCATTTAACTAAACTCATACTTTGACATTTTCAACATACAAATAAAAAACAATCCCCATACCAAGACTTTGACAACCCATACATGtctttctttatttaatttttatttattatttttttatatcaaaattaagtttattaattttttttaacatcccttcctcctcttcttctctcttccttcATATGATCCCACCAAATTGAGGCTCCACCTTTTAATCGATATGCCACCAACCGAACCTTCATATCCTCCGGTATTCTTGCATAATCAAAGAACCTTTTTACTTCCAATAGTCATTCAAGAAATCCCTCAATGTCAAGCTCACCCCCAAATTAAAGTAAGTCAATTTTCAATTTGTAGGCATAATCTCTATCAAAATTCCACCATATCCCCCTCTAACATTCACATTCTCCATATAAGGGTCTTCGCCAACATAATTTCTCATTCCATGACCACGTACATCAACATCATTCACAATATCCCTATTTCTAGCATTCATATGCCAATGGCCAACCATATCAACATCATTATGAATACCTATATTTCTAGCATCCTATTAGGCTCAAAAGCAtccccatcactatcactattgACATTGTGAATAAAAACGGGATTAGGACGCCTTACTTTATGAACATGAGGGTCCATTTGTTGTTGCAAAAGATTTCACCTAGGGGtggtgatggtggtggagtcAGTTGTCGTTGGGGTTAAGGCCGAATAGCCACTTCTTGCTTCTGGTGAGAACCTCCAGCGGGTTGTGGTTGGGGATTTTGGATCTCAAGCTTGAGTTCCTCAATGGAGACATGAGGGTCCATTTGTTGTTGCATAAGATTTCACCTAGGGGtggtgatggtggtggagtcGGTTGTCGTTGGGGTTAAGGCCGAATAGCCACTTCTTGCTTCTGGTGAGAACCTCCAGCGGGTTGTGGTTGGGGATTTTGGATCTCAAGCTTGAGTTCCTCAATGGAGAGAGCCAACTCTCTCATACTTGCATTATGCCTTTCATTTTGCTCCATGAGAGTTTATTTAAACCCCTTCATACAAGATTTCATCTCTTCAACCCTCTTGTCATAGGATTCCATAGCTTCTTGTGGTAGACGGGGTTAGACCATTTCGAAGAATAAGTCTCCGGGAAGAAAAATGACTCGggtctgataccaactgatacggatTGGTCTCGAAGTgaggattttaatcttaaatccacaAAGATGTTTCTTCTCAAGCCTAGCTTGAAGAGGTGAACCCCAAATATAAGAACAAAGCTCTCAACAATGGAGGTTATTTCTTATTCAATTTCATAAAAGTTACTTTCATTACAAATAAGGGGGTTTATATACTTCCCTATAGATTACGTAAAGGTACTAAAATGCCCTCACTAGGGCTTCAAGCAACTAAGGAACGATAGGGATAGAATAAGGATAATTAATACAAAGGGTAATAAGGAAAATAAGCatagtggcaaaacagtaaatagttCAGTGGCAAAATAGTAAATCCAGATGTTCTAGCCTTTGTTCGCTTAATTCAACTTGATGAAGAAGGCAACTCCTACAACCCCGCACGTCGTGCCACTTAACCCACATGGCGTGTGGGTCCAGTTCTGATCTTCCACGGTATTTTTCCCTTGCTTCACACGAGCTCCGCACGCCGAGTGACACGGTGTGCGGAAGGTGACACAACGTGTCACTCCGGGTCTGACCCATTTGTCTATGTGGCTCCTCCCACTCCTCCCGTTGGGCCCCTAGACGAGATGTTCTCATCATTACGttaccaaaaatttgaaaatgttgggttgattgttatttaactgtcacatttGACCTTTCAAAATTTAAGTATGTCTAAGATATTTGATGTgctatagttacaaaaaaaaaaaacacattaaaatgctaaaaaactAAGTCTCCCACACATAAGTtaattgcaattttttttttattaaaatgccTAAAATATTTACCGTGTTAGTTACAAACAAATACCAACCAAAAATGTAGCACAGCTTCAGTTTATCTacaaaattttatttgaaatatttgatttaaaCAGTGAAAAACAAGCTTTTCCAAAATTTCAAGAATATAAAGTTAAAATTGAACTTAATTTGCATTTAAAGTGGAAATTGATATTTATTCAAAAAATGATTATTGTTAGAATATATAAAGGCAGATTCTGTTGTAAAATTGTGTCGAGTTTCGAAAATTATATATCCATtggaacaagaaaaagatcttttCTTTGATAAAGGAAATGAGACGACGACATGTGGGACAGGATAACTCTCTTCAATCACAAAACCTCAAACATATTATTATACTGCTCCTTCCACAATTactaaatatgcataataatcatctttctctctttttaatCTTTATTCATTGAATTCTAATCTATTACTAATTTAGTTGATTATAACAACTTAAAGTCGGTTTGATTCCTCTCTTAACTAATAgttgttgttattattgttataCATTTAATATTACATGTATCTATTTACTGTTGTTGTTACCTATTTTTTATTAACggattaattattaatatttggtaaaatataAAACATTCATGGTATAAAGTACACTAAAATGTTCGGAAAAACTGAACAAACAGATCCTAAATATTTACTTAACAAaatggttaattataaaatcaaatttaattaaaaaaaagtgttaGCTATTTACATTTGTGTTTGAAGTTGGGTGGCAAATAAGCCTGCAAACATAGATCTTTTGGCTCCAGATTTTTGGAGTGATCTTATTAATGATGATATTTGTGAAATAAGTAGCTTTTGAATGGTTTATTTTTAGTCTTACTTTGTTCTGCTTGTTTCGGGTTGTTTGTAACAgtactttttcctttttcaatAAATTTGGGTCTGATTTTTTTTAGGTTTCTGAAAATGCCAATTTAATCGAAATGTTCATAACTTTTCGTGTCGCGGTATCATTTTTAACTCAAAAATTTATATTGGTTGAATAGTCAATGTACTTGAAAAATGAAGatcttatttttaaaaaaaaaaattaaaaagatgaaTAGTCAGAAAATAGTTTATAATCCTTAGAATATAAATGTAAGtagtttagtttagtctttACATATGCTTTTGAATGAGAAAAATAGGTAATTGATGATGTTATAAATGAATGTAGAAAAATAATACCTTTTCCAAAGTGTTGGTTTTACTTACTTTTCTTGTCTTGGAGAAAACCCTATCTAAATTCTTTACTTTGTTTTaggaacacaaaaaaaaaaaagtcattatATATTTCATAACCTTAATTTTTCATTCTTCACATTCAttatttgtttgacatatagaGCATTTGAAGATGGGTGTTATTGGAGTTATTGCAAAGCGATTAGATGCCTTTGTGGGGTgggtacatttttttttaattttaaatatttgacTTCCATCTCTTTCATATATATTCAATCCATTAATTTGCTGATGAAATCTTATGTTTTTGTGTTAACAAACAGCCCTGGAGTTATGCTTCTATTCCCCTTGTAAGTCCTTGCTTTAATTAAGATATCTATAATTTCATCCCTAAAATTTTAACTTCAGATATATTTGTGGAATTTTAGAGCAATTTTAGATCTAAATAAATGACACACTTGAATATATTTGAGTCCAGCTAACATAACCTATGAAACATAACTTTTACCTATAGGTTAAGTGATGTTAGGGAGGGGCGGTTTCGCCCCTTTCTACTAGGGCTTTAAATAAAATGTTCAGATAAAAGCTGGATCGTGCTTAGCTCCATTTATAAACGAGTTGAGTTTGAGTACAGTGAAACTCGTTCAAAAGCTTACGAGTATGTTCGGTTATAGGTTCAGGAACAAGCTCATGGATAAGTTTGGTTTAACTatttgtataataataatatttctgtAAATGGGAGAAATGCAAAACAACCTATAGTATAActttagttttatcttttgtgttaaagaaatttcaaatgaacATAAATAACGATTAGTTCATGAACAAACGTTGACCAGCTTATGATGTTGAGCTCGAGTCCATCAATTCTTTGTAGGTTGGATTACAGCCTTATTTTTCCTTCTCCAAAATTGATAGtattaaatttgtttatttcATGTGACAGGTACGCGTCGCTGCGAGCCATCGAAAGCCCATCGGTGCATGATGATCAACAATGGCTAACTTACTGGATACTATATTCCTTCATTTCCCTATTCGAATTATCTACTTGGAAGATCCTTGTTTGGtaactaataattatatacTATATTTTAATCATTCATCTAAATATATAGGATTATTTATAAACCTACGTACACTACAGGCTGCCATTTTGGCCATACATAAAGCTGTTATTTTGCATGTGGCTGGTGTTGCCTGTATTCAACGGAGCAGCTTATATCTACGAGAACTTTATTAGGAAATATGTCAAAATCGTCGGCCGAGTGAACGGAAACTACTCCGATAATCAAAGAAAAGTTCTGGAGATGATAAGCCTTGATGCTAGGAAATCTGTTGCCCACTATATTGACCAATATGGTTGGGATGCTTTTCAAAGAATTATCACTGCTGTAAGCTCAATATATTATATACTCTTTTATATATCTCTATTAATTTACAATTCTTTATTCTAActcatttttttcttcattttttaggCTGAGAAGGAAGCCAAGAGGCACTAATCAAATGATATAgggatttttttcttaatataaTATGTCTGTATATTTGGTTTTATTAATCTTTGTACAGACTGagattcaaataaataaatatgtaaaAGTACCATTGGTACTTCAATCTATTGATATTTATTTGaataaaatctgaaattttagTATGTATAATACTATATTAAGCTCGAAAATAATTATTTCAGAGTACGTTAacatttaaattattttctaaTAAAATAGTATGCATTTCATTTTTCATTAGCCGGTTAGTTTCACCATAATGTAAAGAGAAATTCTACTGTACAAATTAATTTGTATCGAATAATAATGGTTTGTCAATTCAAATAAACACTAACCGAGTTCAATTCaaggaaaatatatatattagaagtGTCTACTTTTAGAaggaattcaattcaattcatttcctttttcccctttttcccCTCAACTCTTGTGTTGATTATGAAAATTTTATGCTAAAATTCCAAcctatatcttttctttttccttctttttttaaCAAGGGTATTAATGAAAATTTATGAATGAAATcattaattattaattgaatTATATCCatcaaacaaagtaaaagaattaataattaatttgaattcTACCAAGAAATCAATTCTTTTCTTACATGAAACTTGTTCCAAACAAACAAGGATTTAAACTTTGTTGaattaaaatttgatttcaaCCACGGGTTAGCTACAtcatttagatataattaagcACCTGTAAAAGCAATAACACTAAAACTTGTAAAACATTGTTGGTTTCTTCTGAGAATCTAAAGCATTATCTggaaaaaggaaagaagaatGGATAGGATGAGCTTGAGCCTGAGCCTGGAATTATCTTCAACTATATTCCAACCGAGTTTCAGGATGTGCTTATCTCCTGCACTTAGTTTCACAGGACCCGATTTCGATGTGCCCTACAGCCTGCATCAATTCCTTCCTCCCAATTGAAATCGGCTTCATATTCGTTGCCACAGTTATTGTTTCTTGGTAGCTCTATTACATTGCTTAACCTTTCCTGGATCAAGTTAGGCATCTTGGTAGGCCTCAACATATCACCGCTTATGGCTGCAGCAGGCCTCTTCTTGATTCTCTGGCAGTTATCAACAACATCAACACCAAACTTCATTCTGTCTCCAAGGTTGATTCTGTTCCCGTGACTCGTGATCATGGAAGAGTTAGAATTCCTTCCATGACTGAAAGGATAGGTTGGAGGCTGGACAAACAATGTTGAGCCTAGTGAACTCCCCATCTGCGGGTCTTGAAATGCACAACTGTGAGGATGTGAAAGTACATATGGACGGTTAGGAGTAGTCAGAAAATCAGTTCCTGTTGTAGCATAGGGATGATATTTTCCACCCACATCGACAAGACCATAAGGCATTGATGCTGCTTTGGCTTGTATTTTCGCATCTACTAGCCACGGTGGCAGGTTGTCCGATGTGCTTGGGAAAGATGCTGAAGAGACATGTTCACTACATTCTGGGTGCAAAAAGGGAACGTCAATAGGTAACCTCCTTCCACTTACCAGATTCTGCTGGAAATTTGGAATGAAGGATTCCTGCAAGTTGGCTTCTCTGTGTAACTTCCCGAATGGAGTGCACACAGAAAGAGGCGATTGATAACCAGCATAAGCATTTCTGTCCATAGCAAGTCCGTTTTTCTGCAATGCAGTATTAGTTTTCCAATCCAAATATGGTTGAGATGATCTAGGTCCCTGAACTTTCATATGGAAATTGTTCAGCAAGGCTTGATTTCTTTCAATTTCCATTGAAGGAGGTAACATATCCATTGATCTTTCTAGTGCTCCACAAACAATTCTATCGTGCTGAATAGGTAAATTCGGTAAGGCATGATGCAAAGCAGTAGTTATAGGACAATGCCCCTGCATGATTGCCTTGCCAATCCAAAATTTCCCACCCTCAAAACCTTGCGCCTCCGCAACACTTGTACCAACCGCTACATCTTTACCCATCAATCTCATCGTGGGTGCTGCAGTTTTCAGCGAGATATTATCTAAACTTTCATTTAGATGAGTCATATGAACTCCTTCACAGTTCGGAATTTGATCATACTGCCTACACTGATTGAAAGAGATGCCCATCAAATTCGAGTTTGAATCCAATGGATAGGAACTGGGATTGCTTCCTCCCTCGGAATTTAGCAAATGGGAATCCAGTATTCCAGCATCTGAGAACTCATTAACACCAAATCTTGCTGGTAAGTGCATATTATGGTTCTTATGCATGCTGTGCAAATTTAATTTGCTTTTTGGAACATCTTGCCAGGTGGGATGTCTTTCGTGGACAAACTCCGCCAAACTTCTAGGAGAAAAAGAATTACATGAACTTTTCATAGTTGAATTTTTATGTTGGTCGAAATCAACTCTACCACCTGAACTCAA
The DNA window shown above is from Euphorbia lathyris chromosome 1, ddEupLath1.1, whole genome shotgun sequence and carries:
- the LOC136211040 gene encoding HVA22-like protein f, which gives rise to MGVIGVIAKRLDAFVGPGVMLLFPLYASLRAIESPSVHDDQQWLTYWILYSFISLFELSTWKILVWLPFWPYIKLLFCMWLVLPVFNGAAYIYENFIRKYVKIVGRVNGNYSDNQRKVLEMISLDARKSVAHYIDQYGWDAFQRIITAAEKEAKRH